A stretch of DNA from Longimicrobium terrae:
GCTGCTGTGCAAGGAATGCGGCGCCATCAACGAACCGCACAGCTGGTACTGCGAAATCTGCGGCTCCGAACTGTAGAACAAAAAAAGAAGGGCATCACGCAGAGCAGCAGAGCAGCAGAGAACAGCCACAAATGAAAAGAAGGGGAGCGCAGACGCTACATCGTCTCGCGCTCCCTTCTTTTATCCTTTCTCTGCTTCTCTGCTGCTCTGCGTGAGACCTGCTGTTGCTGTTCGTCCGTGCCCTCCGTGCATCCTCCGTGACCTCCGTGTGAAACGGCAGTTCAGAGAGGTGGATACACGAAAATGCCCGCCGCACTCGAAAGCGCGGCGGGCATGATCAACAACCCCGAGACAGATCAGCCGAGAGCGGCGATCTTGACGGTCAGGCGGCTCTTGGCGCGCGCGGCCTTGTTCGGGTGGATGATGCGCTTGCGGGCGGCGCGATCCAGCAGCGAAGCGGCCTCGCGGAACGCAGGAGTCGCATCGGCGGCAGTGGTGGCGGCGCGCACCTTCTTGAGCGCGGTGCGCAGACGCGAACGGAACTGACGATTGCGCTCGGCGCGGACCTCGTTGGTCCGCATCCGCTTCTCGGCGGACTTGACGTTCGGCAAGGTTTCTCTCTCCAACTGAATCGGGGCCGCCCGGCACCGATGTTCGTTCCGGGACACAAAACAGGAAGCCGAATATTATCCGGTGGTCCGGGGATTGTCAACCCCGGGCGCACGCGCGTTTTGACATCCCCGTGAACCCTGTATTAGCTTGGCGGGATGGAATCATTCGATCTGCAAGCCGTCGTACTGGCGCTGCCCATTCTGCTGCTGTCTCTGACGGCGCACGAGTTCGGGCACGCGTGGGTCGCCCTCAAGCAGGGTGACGACACGGCATACATGCTGGGCCGGGTCACCATGAACCCGGCCGCCCACGTGGACTGGATCGGCACCATCCTCTTCCCGGCGATCGCCATTGGAAGCGGAATGCCGCTGCTGGGCTGGGCCAAGCCGGTGCCCACCAATCCCCGCAAGTTCCGCGACTACCGCCGGGGCGACATCCTGGTGAGCCTCGCCGGGGTGGCCGCCAACGCCGTCCTGGCCATCGTATTCGCCCTGGCGCTCTGGATTCTCAGCGCCGCGACGCGGTCGTCCGGCGCCGCGGTCCCCGACATGGCGGTGACCGCCGGACGGATGTTCTTTTACGGCATCTTCGCCAACGTCGGCCTCATCATCTTCAACCTGCTCCCCATTCCGCCGCTGGACGGATCGCGGGTGCTGTACCACTACCTGCCCGCGCGCGCCGCGGCCGAGTACCGCAAGCTGTACCAGTACGGCTTCATCATCCTGTGGATCCTGGTGCTGACCCGCGCCCTGCGGTTCATGGGCCCGGTCATCTGGGAGCCCACCCGGCTGCTGCTGCTGCCCGCCGCGGGAGCCAACATCGGCCTGATCCAGTCCGTCCTGCAGAGCCTTTGACCGACACGGCGGCGGTCCCCGATCCGTTCTCGGTGGATCTGGAGCGGTTTCACGGGCCGCTGGACCTGCTGCTGCACCTGATCCGCAACCAGGACGTCGACATCTTCGACATCCCCATTTCGCGGATCACCGAGCAGTTTCTGGCGGCCATCCGCAACGTGGACCGGCTGGAGCTGGAAAGGGCGGGGGAGTTTCTGGAACTGGCGGCCACGCTGGTGCGCATCAAGGCCCAGATGCTCTTTCCCCGCCGCGGCGACGACGAAGAGGCCGAGGACCCTCGTGCGGACCTGGTGCGCCGCCTGCTGGAGTACGAGCACTTTCGCGACGCCGCCCGGGTGATGGAGCGCGCTGAGCGCGAGCGGGCGCGCATGTACGGCCGCGGCTTCGTGGAGGCGCGCCCGGCGCCGCGCCTGGCGGACCTGCCGCTGCATACGGAGTGGGACGAGGTGTGGACGGCCATCCGCCTGCTGGGCGAACGGCTGAACGCGCCCGAGACGATTCACCACGTGCGCGGGCGCGAGGTGAAGATGGAAGACAAGATGCACGAGATCCTGGCGATGCTGGACCGCTCGCGCCGGGTGGAGTTCGCGGAGGTGGTGGCGCCGTGGGGCACGCGCATCCACGCCGTCGCCTCTCTCCTGGCCTGCCTGGAGCTGGCCAAGCGCAGCGTGGTGGAGGTGCGGCAGACGGCGCCCTTCGCGGCGCTGTGGATCTACCGCGCCAAGGCGGAGTCGCAGCCGTGATCCGCGCCAGCCGTGTGATCGAGGCGCTCCTCTTCGCCAGCGAATCCCCGCTCGCGCCCGCCGACCTGGCCCGCGCGGACGAGGAGCTGGACGAGGAGGGCGTGGAGGCCGCCATCGCCGAACTGCGCGCGGAGTACGACCGCGAGGGGCGCGCGTTCACCGTGTTCGAGGTGGGCGGCGGGTATCAGCTGCTGACGCGGCCGGAGTTTGCGCCCGTGCTGGAGCGCTTTGACAGCGTGCCCACGGCGCAGCGGCTGAGCGGGCCGGCGCTGGAAACGCTCGCCATTCTGGCCTACCGCCAGCCCGTGGGGCGCGCGGAGGTGGAGGAAATCCGCGGCGTGGGCGCGGGCGGCGTCCTCAAGACGCTGCAGGAACGGGGTTTGATCGAGGTCGTGGGCCGCGGCGAGGGGCTGGGACGCCCCCTGCTGTACGGCACGACACAATTTTTTCTGGAGCATTTCGGCTTCCGGAGCCTGGCGGACCTTCCGCGCTCCGAGGAGCTGCCCGTGGTGCTTGCGCGCCGCGAACCTATCGAGGATTCAAATGAAGCAGCCGGGATTCGTTAAGCGCGGGGAACCGCTTCGGCTTCAGACTTTTCTGGCCCGCTCGGGCGTGGCGTCGCGCCGCGCGGCCGAGGAGATGGTGGACCACGGCCGCGTGCGGGTGAACGGCAAGACCGTCACCGTGCAGGGAATGCGGATCACCGCCGGAGTGGACAAGGTGGACGTGGACGGGGTGGAGGTAAAGGTGGCGCCCACCACGTGGGTGGCGCTGCACAAGCCCACGGGATACGTCACCACGCGCACCGATCCGTACGACCGCCGCACCGTCTACGATCTGCTGCCGGAAAAGTACCACGGCCTCTTTCACGTGGGCCGGCTGGACCGCGACAGCGAAGGGCTGCTGCTGCTGACCAACGACGGCGACCTGGCCAACCGCTTTCTGCACCCGCGCTACGGCATCACCAAGGAGTACGACGTGATCGCGACGGGAAAGCCGTCCGATGCGACGCTGCGCCAGCTGGTGGAGGGCGTGGAGCTGGATGACGGGTCCATGGCGACGGCGGAGTCCGCGCGGCTCATCGGGCCGGCGGGCAACGGGCTGTCGCGGCTGAAGCTGGTGCTCAAGGAAGGCAAGAAGCGCGAGGTCCGGCGGATGCTGGAGGTCGTCGGGCACCCGGTCAAGCGCCTGGTGCGCCGCCGCTTCGGGCCCATCGAGCTCGGCGAACTGCCGGAGGGCAAGTGGCGCGTGCTGGCGCTGGAAGAGCTGTCGCACGTGCGCGACGAGCCCGCCCAGCCCCGCGTCCGTCCGGACGCCGAGCCGCGCAAGGTGAAGTCGTCCGGATCGCGTACCGAGGTCGTCGAAAGCCGTCCCAAGCGCGCCGCCGCCTCGGCGGACCGCAAGAGCACGCACGGCGCTTATTCCGACACGACCCGCAAGCGGACGGCGTCCGGGCCGGAAAAGCGTCCGTCCCGCGCGGCCGCTGCGGATGGCGAGAGGCGTCCGTCGCGTGCGGTGGGTGGAGAACGTCCCTCTCGTGCGGTGGATGCGGATCGTCCCGCGCGTTCCGCCGGTGCGGAGCGTCCCTCGCGCCCGTTGGATGCGGAAAAGCGTCCGCGATCGGTGGATGCGGACAGCCGTCCGGCGCGCGAAAAGCGTCCCGCGCGGCCGATGGATGCCGACAAGCGCCCCGCGCGTTCGCTGGATGACAAGCGTCCGTCGCGTTCGGCCGATGGCGAGAAGCGTCCGGCCCGCGCGCTGGCGGAGGGCGAAAAGCGTCCCCGCCGCGCCCCGGCGGATGGCGAGACGCGCACGAGCGGTGGCGGGGAGGGAACGCCCAAGCGCGGTGCCGCCAAGGGCCCCATCAAGCAGCGCCGCGGTCCGGGGACGGAGGACCGTTCGCCCCGGATCCCGGCGCCGCCCAAGCGCGTACCCCGCCGCCCGGACGTGGAGTGGGGCGACCTGGCGGAGTGGGACCGTCCGGAGCCGCCGCGCCGCGACTCGTTCGAGGAAGAGCGTCCTGCCCCCCGCGGCGCCGGCCCGCGCGGTCGCGACGATCGCGGCGCCAAGCCGGGGCGTGGTCCCGCGGGCGACGCCTCGCGTCCCCGCGGCGACGACCGCCCGTCCGCACCTCCGCGGGTGGGCCCGTCCGGTCCTGGCCGCTCCCGCAAGGCGGGAGACGGGGAGCGCTTTGCCCCGTCGCGTGGCGGCCCGCGCTCCGGCCCCGCGGGCGGACAGGATTCGTCCGACGAGCGCCCGTCGTGGCCGCCGGTTCGCGGCCGTCCCGCGGGCCGGGACGACACGGGCGATCGTGGTCCGCGGCCGCCCGCCCGTGGCGGCTTCCGTCCGGATGCGGGGGATGATCGTCCGCGCACGCCGCGTCCCCCCGTCGTGGAGGAGCGCGACGAGCTGGACGATTTCGGGACCCGTCCGCGCCGCTCGTCGGGTGCGGCGCGTGGCGGCAAGCGGATCGGGCTGCTGGACGACCGCGATCGTCCCAGCCGTTCGTCCGGCCCGTCGCGCGGAGGCCCGCGCCCGGGTGGATCGGACGGGGACGACCGTCCGCGTGGAGGGCGCCCGTCCGGCCCGCCGCGCGACGGCGGCGGAAAGCCGTCGGGGCCGCGCCCCGGCGGACGTCCCGGTGGCAAGCCGTCCGGCGGCCGGCCGGGCGGAAAGCCCGGCGGACGCCCGCCGCGCGGACGGTGATCCGCGGGCCCCGTCCGAAGCCGGGCGGGGCCGCCGGTCCTCCGCATCGTATCCATTCATCGAACGGACTGCATGGAAATCCAGGGTTCCCGGGTGATGATCCTGGGCGGTTCCGGGCTGGTGGGAATGGCCATTGCGCGCGACATCCTGCCGCTTCGCCCCGCCCAGATCGTGATCGCCGCGCTCACCGAGGCGGAGGTGCGCGAAGGGCTGGACGCGCTGCGCCCCATCGCCGGGGACGCGGAGCTGGTGGGGGAGTGGGGCAACCTGTTTACGCCATCCGCGCTGCGCCACGCCACGCGCGACACGGTGCTGGACGACGCGGAGGCGCGCGGAACCCTGCTGGACGCGCTCTTCGGCCCGCTCGGACCCGAGGCGGTGGAGCAGGACGCGCTCGGCGAGCTCATCCTTCGCCATCGCCCGGAGATCGTGGTCGACTGCGTCAACACGGCGACCGCTTTTGCCTATCAGAACGTCTTCAAGAGCGCCGCATCTCTCCGCGAAGCCGCCCGCCAGGGCCCGGTGGACGCGGAAACCATCGAAAAGCACCTCATCACCCTTACGCTTCCGCCGCTCATCCACCACATGTGGGTGGCGCTGAACGCCATGACCACCGTGGGTACGCGCGTCTACCTCAAGGTGGGCACCGCGGGCACGGGCGGCATGGGGCTCAACATCCCCTTTACGCACTCGGAAACGCGTCCTTCGCGGCAGCTTCTGGCCAAGTCGTCGGTCGCGGGCGCGCAGACGCTCCTCCTCTACCTGATGGCGCGCACGCCGGGCGCGCCGGCGGTCAAGGAGATCAAGCCGACCGCCGCCATCTCGTGGAAGGCCATCCGCGACGGCGATGTCATCTGGCGGGGCAAGCCCATCCAGCGGATCGATTCCGTCGCACCCGTGGCGGCAAGCGAGGCGTTCGGCGGTGCGGACCGGCTGGAGCGCAAGGAGTTCGGCCGTGACGTGATGTGGAAGGAAACCGGTGAGACGCTGACGGGCGTATACCTGGATTCGGGGGAGAACGGCCTGTTTTCGCCGGACGAATTCGAGGCGATCACCTCGCTGGGGCTGATGGAGTTCATCACCCCCGAGGAGATCGCGGTGGACGCCATCCGCGAAATCACCGGCCATCCCACCGGCCACGACGTGGTGGCCGCGCTGGATGCATCGACCAGCGGGCCCACGTACCGCGCCGGCGTGCTGCGCGAGACGGCGCTGCGCTACATGGATGAGCTGCAGGAGTCGCGCGGTACGCGCAGTGTCGGATTCGAGATGCTGGGACCGCCGCGCCTCACCAAGCTGCTGTACGAGGCGGAGATCCTGCGCCGCCTGTGCCGCGGGCTGGACGCCGCCTCCGCCATCGACCCGGACGCGTTCTCCCGCGCGGCGGAGGAGCTGATCGGTGACGACGCGGACCTGCGCACACGAATTCTTTCCAGCAAGCTGGCGGTCCTCCTTCCGGACGGCGAGCGCGTGCTCCGTGGCCGCAACGTGGAGGTGGAGCCCGCGGAAGGCGACACGCCCGCGCAGACGGCGCGCAACGGCTGGGTGGACCTGCGCGCGGAAAACTGGGCCGCGTGGCGCGAAAGGATTCGCGCCATCCTCGCCGATCTGGACGGCCGCACGGGTCCGGAGGGCGGCTCGCGGTGGGACGTGGAGCCGTGGCAGCAGTCGCGCACCATCCGCCCCGGCGCGCTGGCCGCGTGGATCTTTCGCTACGAAGACAAGGGAGAGCGCATCAAGCGCTGACACGCACGCACATGACCGCCGCCCAAACCTCCCCGTCACGCATGCTGGTGGACCTCGCCAAGGCGTTCGCGCTCAGCGAGTTCTATCCGCTTACCCATCCCACGCTTACGCAGGCGCTGCTGGCCTTGGGCGAAAGCCTGCTGGCCGGCGGCGAAACCGTGCTGGTGCGGCTGACGGCGGGCGGGGTGACGGTGGGCGGAGTGATGGGGCCGCGGTCGGCGCACGTGGACCGGCTGGCGCAGCGCCTGGGCGAGCACACGGTGGGATCGCTGACACTGCGCCACGACATCGGCAGCGAGTCGCTGGGACGCATGCTTTCCGCCATCGCCCTGCCGCCGCGCGTGGTGAAGGCGGCGGGCGGTCTGGGGGCCGCGCTGGCCGCCGCGGGTGCGTCGCGGATGGCGGTAGATGGATTGTGGGTGCAGCCCGCGGCGGCGATGGTGGCCGCGGGGAGCGCGCACGACCCCGATCGCGTGGAGGTGCCGGAGGACGGCGTCACGCTGTGGAGCGCGCACGACATGTACGAGCAGGTGCGCGAGTCCGCCGTGCGCGTGGAGAGCGAGGATACCGAGGAACTGCGCCGCCTGCTGCGCGAGGCCGCGTCGGATTCGCAGCGGCTGTCCGTGCTGAACCGGCTGGAGTTCCTGACGCAGTACCAGTTCTCGCGCGGGATGACGGACAACGGCATCGACCTCGTGCAGGACCTGCGGCGCGACGCCGAGGCGCTGCGCGGGCGCTCGCCGGTGACGCGCGGGATGATCATGCTGGCGATCCACCGCGTCTCTACCCGCGCGATGATCGACGAACTCGTCGCGCGGCTGGGCAAGGCGCGCAACGAGGAAGAGCGCGCATCGTTTCGCGCCACGCTGCTGCACATTGGCGCCGACACGGTGACGCCGCTCGTCCGCGCGCTGGTCGGCGCGACGGACCTGTCCGCCCGGCGCGCCTTTCGCGACGCGCTCGTCGCGCTGGACCAGGTGGGCGTGCCGCTGCTGGAGGAGATGGTGGGCGACGAGCGCTGGTTCGTGGTGCGCAACATGGTGGGGATTCTGGGCGAGATCCGCAGCGCGGACGCGGTGGAGCACTTCCGGCGGACCATCGAGCACTCCGATGCGCGCGTGCGGCGCGAAACGATCCTGGCGCTCGGCAAGGTGGGCGGCGAGGAATCCGTTCCGCTGCTGGCCAAGGGGCTGAACGACAAGGAAGCGAGCCTGCGGTCCGCCGCCGCGCTGGGGCTCGGCCTGACCAAGATGCCGACGGCGGTAACGCCGCTGCTGGCGCGGCTGGGGCAGGAGACGGACCTGGATTCGCAGCTGGAGATCATCCGCGCGCTGGGCCGCGTGGGCGACGCGCGCGCGGTTCCCGCGCTGACGGAAAGGGCGTCGGCGGGCGGCTTTTTTTCCCGCATTCCCGCGCCGATCCGCGTGGAGGCCATCCGCGCGCTGTCCGACATCGGCGGCGAGGCGGGCCGCGCCGTGCTGCAGAAGCTGCTGAAGGACCGCAACGATCAGGTGCGCGAGGCGGTGTTCACGGCGCTGTCGAGGGAATAGGGAATAGGGAATAGGAGTCGCGGGCTGCGCGGCACTGTTCTGGCTGATCTGCGCCGCCGCGCCCTGCCCGGGCCGCGGCGGCGGTTTCGTATCGCGCGGTATCGTGCGGAAACATCGTGCGCGCCGGGTGTATCCTCAGCGCAAGTGGATGGGGAGCATGCGGTTGCGGCTCTGGCGGAGGGGAATCGCAATTGGTCGAATCTGATTTGATTCAGGCCTGGAGATGGTCCGGATCCCGGCCCCCGTGAGCGGATAATCCGCCGCTGAAACAGCGCGAACCCCGGACACCGGCCGCTGGCGCGTCCGGTTCGGGGCTTCAACTGCATGGGCCCGGCGCGCAGCAAACCGAACCCGGCCCTCGCGCTGACGTCTCCCTTTCTCCCGCGGAGCGGGGGAGAGGGGGCCTCTCCGAACGCACGGTACTGTCGGCAACGGGATGAGTCGCAGTCCTCCCCTCTCCGTGCGGCAGTTTGCACGGGGAGGGGCCGGGGGAGGGGCCTCCCAGCCGGCCGCCGAGCCAGAATTTCTCGATACCCAAGCACTCCGGCCCGTCGCACTTCCGTTCCGCACTAACGCACCCAGCACTCACGCACTCCCGCACTTCCCGTGACCCAGCCGTCGCCGTACGCACCCCCGGGCTCGCCGCCCCGCGCCGAGTTCCTGGACCGCATCGTCCAGGAAGTGCACCGCCGCGTGGTGGGCCAGGATTACATGGTGGAGCGCCTGCTCATCGGGCTGCTCACAGGCGGCCACGTGCTCTGCGAAGGGCTTCCCGGCCTCGCCAAGACGCTCGCCGTCCGCACGCTGGCGGATACGGTGGATGCCTCGTTTCAGCGCATCCAGTTTACGCCGGACCTGCTCCCCGCAGACGTCGTGGGGACGACCATCTACAACCAGCGCACGGGCGAGTTCGTCCCGCACCGCGGCCCCATCTTCGCCCACATCGTCCTGGCGGATGAGGTGAACCGCGCGCCCGCCAAGGTGCAGGCCGCGCTGCTGGAGGCGATGCAGGAAAAGCAGGTGACCATCGGCGGCGAAACGTACGATCTGCCCAAGCCCTTCCTGGTGCTCGCCACGCAGAACCCGCTGGAGCAGGTGGGCACGTACGCGCTCCCCGAGGCGCAGGTTGACCGCTTCATGCTCAAGGTGCGCGTGGGCTATCCCACGCGGGAAGAGGAGCGCGAGATCATGCGCAGGATGTCCACCGGATCCGACATTCCCGTGCAGCCGGTCGCCACGCCCGCGGACATCCTGAGCGCGCGGGAGGCAATCTCCGGCCTGTACCTGGACGACCGCATCGCCGACTACATCCTGGACCTGGTCGCCGCCACGCGCGAGCCCAAGCGCTTCGGCGCGGCGGAGTTGGAGCCGCTGATCGAGTACGGCGCCTCGCCGCGCGCCACGCTTGCGCTGGCCGCCTGCTCCCGTGCGCACGCCTACCTGCGCGGCCGCTCCTACGTCGTCCCCGAAGACGTAAAGGCGATCGCCCCCGACGTTCTGCGCCACCGCGTGATCACCACGTACGAGGCCGAAGCGGAAGAAGTCAGTGCGGACGATGTCGTGCGGCGTGTGCTGCGCGCCGTGCGCGTCCCCTGATCCACCGCCGCATGCCCCTCTTTTCCCGCCGCCCGCGCGCGGAAGCCCCGCGCGCCGAGCCCCCGCCCGAACCCGCCACGCCCGGCGTCGCCGAGATCATGCGGCAGGTGCGGCGGGTGGACCTGCGCACGCGCGGGCTGGTGGCGTCGCAGTTCAGCGGCGAGTACCACTCGGTGTTCAAGGGGCAGGGGCTGGAGTTCGTGGAGGTGCGCGAGTACGTCCCCGGCGACGACGTGCGCACCATCGACTGGAACGTGTCCGCGCGCGCCGGAGCCACGTTCGTCAAGAAGTACGTGGAGGAGCGGGAACTGACCGTCCTCCTCGCAGTCGACCTCTCCGGATCGCAGCGGTTCGGCACGCGCGGGCGGTTCAAGAGCGAGATGGTGGCGGAGGTCGCGGCCACGCTCGCCATGTCGGCGGTGCGCAACAACGACCGCGTGGGGCTGCTCGTCTTTACCGACCGCATCGAGGCGTTCGTGCCGCCGCGAAAGGGACGGCGCCACGTGCTGCGCATCATCCGCGACCTGCTCGCGTTTCAGCCCGCAGGGACGGGGACGGATGTGGCCGCCGCGCTTCGCCACGCTTTTCGCGTCATGCGCGGGCGGTCCATTGTCTTTCTCATCTCCGATTTTCACCTGAACGGGGAGCAGGCAGCGTTCGATCACGCGCTGCGCTCCGCCGCCGTGCGCCATGACGTCATCCCCGTCGGGCTCGGCGATCCGGCGGACGCGCGCATTCCGGACGTGGGCGTGCTGCGGCTGGTGGATCCGGAAACGGGTGATTCGGTGATGGTGGATACGGGGGTGGAGCGTGTCCGCCTCGAGTTCGAGTCCGCCGCGCGGGACGAGCGCACCGCGGTCCGCAAAACATTCCGCCGCCTGGGATTGGACGAGATCGAACTGCGCACGGACCAGCCCATCTCCACCGCCGTCCTCTCCTTTTTCCGCCGCCGCGAGCGCCGCCTGCGCCAATGACGCGCGCCCGCTTCTGGTCGATCGCGCTCGCCACACTCCTTTCCTCACACGCCATCCACGGGCAGTCCGCGCCGCCGGTCGCGCGCGCGGACCGCGACACCGTGCTCGCAGGCGAGCCGTTCGAGGTGACGGTCGAGATTACGGGCGGGCCGCCGCTCGTCGCGCCGAGCATCGACTTTCCCGCCAGCGGCGGCGGATGGCAGGCGTCCGGCCCCGCCGTGCCCTCCGACTCGGCGGGCGTGCGGCGGCTCGCGGTGCCGATGGTGGCGTGGCTTCCCGGCCCGGCGCGCGAGATCCGCGCGGACGTCCGCTCCGGCGGGGAGGGCGCGGCGCCCGTCGCCGTCCGCATCCAGCTTCCCGCCGTCCGCGGCGTGCTGCCGCCGGACTCCGCGCGCCCGCAGCCCCGCGCGGCGCGCGGCATCGTCCCGCTCGCGCGGAGCGGTCCGCCGTGGCTGTGGATCGCGCTCGGTGCCGCGGCGGCGCTCCTCATCCTGCTCGCGGCGCTGTTCGTCCGGCGGCGGAAAGGGCGTGGGCGGACCAATCCCGCCAGCGCGCGGAAGGAAGCGCTGACCGAACTGGACCGATTGCGCGCGTCGGGGCGCATTGAATCCGGCGACCTGGAAGGCTTCTACGCCCGGCAGAGCGCGATCCTGCGCGACTTCGCCGCGTCCGCCGACCCGGAGTTGGGCGGCGACCTGACGACGCTGGAGTTGATCGACCTTCTCGGCGCGCGGGGCGATCCGTCATCCGCCGCCAGCGCCGCGGAGGTGCTGGGTGCGGCGGACCTGGCCAAGTTCGCGCGCCGCCCGCCCTCCGCCGACCGCGCGTTGCGCGACTGGACCGCGGCGCGGGAGTGGGTGCAGTCGTTTCGCGTCACGGCCGAGCCGGAGGACGACGCGGAATGAGGTTCCAGTTCGCCCATCCTTGGGCGCTCCTGCTGCTTCTTCTGGTCCCCGCGTGGCTGGCGTGGATCCACCGCGTAACCCCTGCGGCGCTGCGGTTTGCGCGGACGGGTGCGCTGCGCGACGCGGCGCGCGGGCGGGGAGGCGTTCTCGGATCTCTTCCCGACGCCATGCGTGCGGGCGCGTTCGCCTGGCTGGTGCTCGCCCTGGCCGGCCCGCGCACGGGGGCGTCCGTGCAGGAGCGGAGTTCCGAAGGCATCGCCATCGTCGTCGCCCTGGACGCGTCGCCCTCCATGCTCACGGCGGACATGCGGCCCCGCAACCGGCTGGAAGCCGCGAAGCAGACCGTTTTCGCCTTCGTCCGTGCGCGGGAGAACGACCGCATCGGCCTGGTGGCGTTCGGCGGCGACGCCATGACGCGCGTGCCGCTCACGACGGATTACGCGGCCCTGCTGGAGGCGCTGGACGGGCTGCGCGGGGGCGAATTGAACGACGGGACGGCGATCGGGGACGGGATTGCGGCGGCGGCCAACCGGCTGCGGCGCGCGCCGGAAAAGTCGCGCGTCATCATCCTGATGAGCGACGGGATGAACAACCGCGGCGCGCTGGATCCGCGCGCTTCGGCCCGCGCGGCGGCGGCGCTGGGCATCCGCGTCTACACCATCGGCGTGGGGACGGACACCACGGCGCCGCGGGCGGTGGCGCGCGCCGGCTCGGGCGTGCGGTACGCGGACGGCCCCGTGTCCATCGACGAACGTTTGATGACAGACGTGGCACGGCAGACGGGCGGCCGCTACTTCCGGGCGCGGGACACGCGCGCACTGTCCGCCATCTACGCGGAGATCGACGGGCTGGAGCGCACGCCCGTCCGTGTGCGCCGCTACCTGCGCCACACGGAGTGGTATCTGCCGCTGCTGCTGGCGGGCGCCGTGCTCCTGCTGCTGGAATGGCTGTTCCGCGCGACGCGGTGGGGGCGGGTGCCATGATCCGCTGGGCAGACCATTCGCTGCTGCACCTGATTGCGCTCTTTCCCGCCATCCTCGGCATTGCCATGCTGCTCTGGTGGCGGCGCAGGCGGGACGTGGCGGACGCGCTGGGCGATCGCGCACTCGTCCGACGGCTGACGGGAACCGATCTGCACGCCTTTCCGTGGAGGCGCGCCGCGCTGCTCGTCCCTGCGGCGGCGCTGCTGGGGACCGCCGCCGCCGGCCCGCGCTGGGGCACAGCGCGCGAGGCGGACGTGCCGCGCCGGGGCGACGTGGTGCTGGTGCTGGATGCGTCCAACTCCATGCTGGTGCAGGACGTTGCGCCCAACCGGCTGGAGCGCGAGCGGGAGATGGCGCGGGCGCTGGTGGCGCGACTGGGCGGATCGCGCGTGGGCGTGGTTGCCTTTGCCGGGAGCGCGCAGCCGCTGACGCCACTGACGGACGACTTCGGCGCGGTGAACTTGTATCTGGACGCGCTGGGGCCGGACGTGGTGCAGCAGGACGGCTCGTCGCTGTACGCCGCGCTGCGCAGCGCGGTGAACCTGCTGGACGTTCCGGTGGCGGGAACCGAGGCG
This window harbors:
- a CDS encoding AAA family ATPase, producing MTQPSPYAPPGSPPRAEFLDRIVQEVHRRVVGQDYMVERLLIGLLTGGHVLCEGLPGLAKTLAVRTLADTVDASFQRIQFTPDLLPADVVGTTIYNQRTGEFVPHRGPIFAHIVLADEVNRAPAKVQAALLEAMQEKQVTIGGETYDLPKPFLVLATQNPLEQVGTYALPEAQVDRFMLKVRVGYPTREEEREIMRRMSTGSDIPVQPVATPADILSAREAISGLYLDDRIADYILDLVAATREPKRFGAAELEPLIEYGASPRATLALAACSRAHAYLRGRSYVVPEDVKAIAPDVLRHRVITTYEAEAEEVSADDVVRRVLRAVRVP
- a CDS encoding DUF4381 family protein, giving the protein MTRARFWSIALATLLSSHAIHGQSAPPVARADRDTVLAGEPFEVTVEITGGPPLVAPSIDFPASGGGWQASGPAVPSDSAGVRRLAVPMVAWLPGPAREIRADVRSGGEGAAPVAVRIQLPAVRGVLPPDSARPQPRAARGIVPLARSGPPWLWIALGAAAALLILLAALFVRRRKGRGRTNPASARKEALTELDRLRASGRIESGDLEGFYARQSAILRDFAASADPELGGDLTTLELIDLLGARGDPSSAASAAEVLGAADLAKFARRPPSADRALRDWTAAREWVQSFRVTAEPEDDAE
- a CDS encoding VWA domain-containing protein, which translates into the protein MRFQFAHPWALLLLLLVPAWLAWIHRVTPAALRFARTGALRDAARGRGGVLGSLPDAMRAGAFAWLVLALAGPRTGASVQERSSEGIAIVVALDASPSMLTADMRPRNRLEAAKQTVFAFVRARENDRIGLVAFGGDAMTRVPLTTDYAALLEALDGLRGGELNDGTAIGDGIAAAANRLRRAPEKSRVIILMSDGMNNRGALDPRASARAAAALGIRVYTIGVGTDTTAPRAVARAGSGVRYADGPVSIDERLMTDVARQTGGRYFRARDTRALSAIYAEIDGLERTPVRVRRYLRHTEWYLPLLLAGAVLLLLEWLFRATRWGRVP
- a CDS encoding vWA domain-containing protein is translated as MAVPRDAVGAGAMIRWADHSLLHLIALFPAILGIAMLLWWRRRRDVADALGDRALVRRLTGTDLHAFPWRRAALLVPAAALLGTAAAGPRWGTAREADVPRRGDVVLVLDASNSMLVQDVAPNRLEREREMARALVARLGGSRVGVVAFAGSAQPLTPLTDDFGAVNLYLDALGPDVVQQDGSSLYAALRSAVNLLDVPVAGTEARPGSIIVVSDGEALEPMSMVQLALEQAVQRRIAVHTIGIGTAAGGPVPDVDPATGRRRGFKKDPETGEEAVSRMAESVLADIAQATGGTFHANPDTRATEQLAAVASSGGAGKGRGATYADNRYEWFLGLALVLIALDALLDHARPQRKDR
- a CDS encoding HEAT repeat domain-containing protein; this encodes MTAAQTSPSRMLVDLAKAFALSEFYPLTHPTLTQALLALGESLLAGGETVLVRLTAGGVTVGGVMGPRSAHVDRLAQRLGEHTVGSLTLRHDIGSESLGRMLSAIALPPRVVKAAGGLGAALAAAGASRMAVDGLWVQPAAAMVAAGSAHDPDRVEVPEDGVTLWSAHDMYEQVRESAVRVESEDTEELRRLLREAASDSQRLSVLNRLEFLTQYQFSRGMTDNGIDLVQDLRRDAEALRGRSPVTRGMIMLAIHRVSTRAMIDELVARLGKARNEEERASFRATLLHIGADTVTPLVRALVGATDLSARRAFRDALVALDQVGVPLLEEMVGDERWFVVRNMVGILGEIRSADAVEHFRRTIEHSDARVRRETILALGKVGGEESVPLLAKGLNDKEASLRSAAALGLGLTKMPTAVTPLLARLGQETDLDSQLEIIRALGRVGDARAVPALTERASAGGFFSRIPAPIRVEAIRALSDIGGEAGRAVLQKLLKDRNDQVREAVFTALSRE
- a CDS encoding DUF58 domain-containing protein produces the protein MPLFSRRPRAEAPRAEPPPEPATPGVAEIMRQVRRVDLRTRGLVASQFSGEYHSVFKGQGLEFVEVREYVPGDDVRTIDWNVSARAGATFVKKYVEERELTVLLAVDLSGSQRFGTRGRFKSEMVAEVAATLAMSAVRNNDRVGLLVFTDRIEAFVPPRKGRRHVLRIIRDLLAFQPAGTGTDVAAALRHAFRVMRGRSIVFLISDFHLNGEQAAFDHALRSAAVRHDVIPVGLGDPADARIPDVGVLRLVDPETGDSVMVDTGVERVRLEFESAARDERTAVRKTFRRLGLDEIELRTDQPISTAVLSFFRRRERRLRQ